A window of Phyllopteryx taeniolatus isolate TA_2022b chromosome 19, UOR_Ptae_1.2, whole genome shotgun sequence contains these coding sequences:
- the fkbp10b gene encoding peptidyl-prolyl cis-trans isomerase FKBP10 isoform X1: MFSCCIVPVLLLLVRWAGCNPSPLGDVVVVRHFLPPTCTRRAQDGDQVRYHYNATFVDGKTFDSSHQRGAAKVGLLGEGRLIAGIEKGLLGMCVNERRTVTVPPHLAYGSSGAGDVIPPDATLVFDVLLLDLWNKADLVVTNTISTPKDCKRSVMRGDFVRYHYNGSLLDGAAFDSSYVRKQTRDSLVGEGWLVKGMDEGLLGMCVGEIRNIVIPPFKGYGEKGSGVEVPPHATLVFDVLLVDVHNPKDNITVEEQVVPESCSRKSVAGDYVRYHYNGTFLNGVTFDTSYQRNSTYNTYIGMGYVIAGMDQALLGVCMGERRRVIIPPHLAYGQGGAGNVIPPSAVLVFDIHVIDFHNPSDKVDVQILHRPQACNETTEEDDLVHYHYNCTLVDGTRLFSSHDYENLQDAVLGSDKVIDGLDRALRGMCEGEMRLVTIPPHLGHGEKGAPGVPSSAVLVFDIEMVRLQKGVPPGYLFVWLQDTPEDLFQAMDVNKDAVVPEEEFADFIKLQVSEGKGRLRPGTAADQVIADMFANQDRNKDGRITAEELKLKVDEDKEQAEHDEL, encoded by the exons ATGTTTTCCTGTTGCATCGTGcccgtgctgctgctgctggtgcgTTGGGCGGGTTGCAACCCGAGCCCGCTCGGAGATGTAGTCGTGGTCAGGCACTTTCTCCCCCCGACGTGCACGCGGCGAGCCCAAGACGGAGATCAGGTTCGCTATCACTACAACGCCACTTTCGTCGACGGCAAAACTTTCGATTCCAG CCACCAGCGAGGGGCCGCCAAGGTGGGCCTCCTCGGGGAGGGTCGCCTGATCGCCGGCATCGAGAAAGGTTTGCTGGGCATGTGCGTGAACGAGCGACGCACCGTCACCGTCCCGCCGCACCTGGCCTACGGCAGCAGCGGGGCAG GTGACGTCATCCCTCCGGACGCCACGCTGGTCTTCGACGTCCTTCTGCTGGATTTGTGGAACAAAGCGGACCTGGTGGTCACCAACACCATCAGCACCCCCAAAGACTGCAAGCGCTCGGTGATGCGCGGCGACTTCGTGCGTTACCACTACAACGGCAGCCTGCTGGACGGCGCCGCCTTTGATTCCAG CTACGTGCGGAAGCAGACGCGCGACTCCTTGGTGGGCGAGGGCTGGCTGGTCAAGGGCATGGATGAGGGCCTGCTGGGCATGTGCGTGGGGGAAATCCGGAATATCGTCATCCCGCCATTTAAAGGCTACGGCGAAAAAGGCTCAG GCGTGGAGGTTCCCCCCCACGCCACTCTGGTGTTCGATGTCCTGTTGGTGGACGTCCACAACCCCAAAGACAACATCACCGTTGAGGAGCAGGTAGTGCCCGAGTCGTGCAGTCGCAAGTCCGTGGCGGGAGATTACGTCCGCTACCACTACAACGGAACCTTCCTGAACGGCGTCACCTTCGACACCAG TTACCAGAGGAACAGCACGTACAACACTTACATCGGGATGGGCTACGTGATCGCAGGGATGGACCAGGCCCTGCTGGGGGTCTGCATGGGCGAGCGAAGGAGGGTCATCATCCCACCGCATCTGGCGTACGGACAAGGCGGAGCAG GCAACGTGATCCCGCCGTCCGCCGTGCTCGTCTTTGACATCCACGTCATCGACTTCCACAACCCGAGCGACAAAGTGGACGTGCAGATCCTCCACCGGCCGCAAGCGTGCAACGAGACCACCGAGGAGGACGATCTGGTCCACTACCACTACAACTGCACCCTGGTGGACGGCACGCGCCTCTTCTCCTC ACACGACTACGAGAACCTCCAGGACGCGGTGCTGGGCTCGGACAAGGTGATCGACGGGCTGGACCGGGCCTTGCGGGGCATGTGCGAGGGCGAGATGCGGCTGGTCACCATACcgcctcacttgggtcacggagAAAAAGGAG CCCCGGGCGTGCCGAGCAGCGCCGTGCTGGTGTTCGACATCGAGATGGTGCGCTTGCAAAAGGGCGTGCCGCCGGGTTACCTGTTCGTGTGGCTGCAGGACACGCCCGAAGATCTGTTCCAGGCCATGGACGTCAACAAGGACGCGGTCGTGCCCGAGGAAGAG TTCGCCGACTTTATCAAGCTTCAGGTGTCTGAGGGCAAAGGTCGCCTGAGGCCCGGGACGGCCGCGGATCAGGTGATCGCCGACATGTTCGCCAACCAGGACCGCA
- the fkbp10b gene encoding peptidyl-prolyl cis-trans isomerase FKBP10 isoform X2: protein MDEGLLGMCVGEIRNIVIPPFKGYGEKGSGVEVPPHATLVFDVLLVDVHNPKDNITVEEQVVPESCSRKSVAGDYVRYHYNGTFLNGVTFDTSYQRNSTYNTYIGMGYVIAGMDQALLGVCMGERRRVIIPPHLAYGQGGAGNVIPPSAVLVFDIHVIDFHNPSDKVDVQILHRPQACNETTEEDDLVHYHYNCTLVDGTRLFSSHDYENLQDAVLGSDKVIDGLDRALRGMCEGEMRLVTIPPHLGHGEKGAPGVPSSAVLVFDIEMVRLQKGVPPGYLFVWLQDTPEDLFQAMDVNKDAVVPEEEFADFIKLQVSEGKGRLRPGTAADQVIADMFANQDRNKDGRITAEELKLKVDEDKEQAEHDEL from the exons ATGGATGAGGGCCTGCTGGGCATGTGCGTGGGGGAAATCCGGAATATCGTCATCCCGCCATTTAAAGGCTACGGCGAAAAAGGCTCAG GCGTGGAGGTTCCCCCCCACGCCACTCTGGTGTTCGATGTCCTGTTGGTGGACGTCCACAACCCCAAAGACAACATCACCGTTGAGGAGCAGGTAGTGCCCGAGTCGTGCAGTCGCAAGTCCGTGGCGGGAGATTACGTCCGCTACCACTACAACGGAACCTTCCTGAACGGCGTCACCTTCGACACCAG TTACCAGAGGAACAGCACGTACAACACTTACATCGGGATGGGCTACGTGATCGCAGGGATGGACCAGGCCCTGCTGGGGGTCTGCATGGGCGAGCGAAGGAGGGTCATCATCCCACCGCATCTGGCGTACGGACAAGGCGGAGCAG GCAACGTGATCCCGCCGTCCGCCGTGCTCGTCTTTGACATCCACGTCATCGACTTCCACAACCCGAGCGACAAAGTGGACGTGCAGATCCTCCACCGGCCGCAAGCGTGCAACGAGACCACCGAGGAGGACGATCTGGTCCACTACCACTACAACTGCACCCTGGTGGACGGCACGCGCCTCTTCTCCTC ACACGACTACGAGAACCTCCAGGACGCGGTGCTGGGCTCGGACAAGGTGATCGACGGGCTGGACCGGGCCTTGCGGGGCATGTGCGAGGGCGAGATGCGGCTGGTCACCATACcgcctcacttgggtcacggagAAAAAGGAG CCCCGGGCGTGCCGAGCAGCGCCGTGCTGGTGTTCGACATCGAGATGGTGCGCTTGCAAAAGGGCGTGCCGCCGGGTTACCTGTTCGTGTGGCTGCAGGACACGCCCGAAGATCTGTTCCAGGCCATGGACGTCAACAAGGACGCGGTCGTGCCCGAGGAAGAG TTCGCCGACTTTATCAAGCTTCAGGTGTCTGAGGGCAAAGGTCGCCTGAGGCCCGGGACGGCCGCGGATCAGGTGATCGCCGACATGTTCGCCAACCAGGACCGCA